The window AGTATATTCATTCTAATAATTTAATTCCAGTATATTTCAGTTGGCCAGATCCAAATGCCCTTCCTTCCTGGCAGTTCCTAGGCCATGTTTCCAATATTAAGCCTAGTGCCATATTCAAGATAGCCAAGTTAAAAATTAGTAAGTTTTGTAAAAAGTCTTATCAAATTTGTAAgaattattaatgtattaatgtttaaaaaacttttttaagtaATAGTATCTGATGTCAGTAATAACCACTGCAGGACTTGTCTTTATTAAGAATCTTaattaggttttaaaaaaaattaaatcttatcTTTAATGTCATGGTAATAGCTACCACAGAACTTGATGTGTTTTAAGAATTTTGTACCTTCTGCTAGCACTATAACTGTTTCTTGATCTCCAAAGTTTCCAATCTTTGCTCATCTAAGCATTGAGAATGCTTGGTCCAATCTTTTATACCTCACTTAAATGCTTTAggcaaattctaatttgcaaCTTTCTCCCCAGACTTCAGTATACCTTCTATCTCAGTGCTGTATATAAGCACTTATCCCAATGATGTAATTGCTTTTTCTTAACAAAGCATTTGGTATGAGTTTTGACCAACAGGATTGTTGTTATTTACATTGCaatctttttgtttatatttataaattacttaacaaaaaacaaaaacaaaaaaaacttaccaATGAATATGAGTTTTCAATTTAATGTTTCTGCTGCAGAGATCAGTGAACCAGACCTCTTCCACCTCTACTATTTCATGTTTGTCAACAGCCAGGGGAAGGGGTCAATCTTAGTCAAAGCTGTCAGTGATATGAACTGTGTGAGATGTATACTGTAGATGTCTCTGCATGGGGGGTTGGGGGTGATGTCTGAGGGAACCACTGGTGAGACTTTAGACTCACTTTTTCCAGCTCCTTCTTTTACCAGGTCAGCCTCAGTGGAAGATAATTTTGAGTAGCAATCTCTAACTCCTTTTCTTCAGTTAATACAGTTTCTGAAGTTTGGGGGGGGGATCCTAGTACATTTTACTCTACTCCTTCCTTGCAAGAAGAAAGGGTGGCAAATGACTCCTGATATTGCTGTTCATGTTGGGAGATTTGCTGCTCAGTCACATGACAGGATAGCTATGTTTTGACCTCCACACTTATCAGATACTTTGACTTATCACCACCAGGAGGAATTGTATTTAGATTCTCAATGATGAACCCCTTCTTGGGTCTGTGGGGGTCTAGATTGGACCCTGTGATCACTTTAAACAGATCAATTTTCTCTGATTCTCATGGCTGTCCTGAGAGATCGATCTTCAATTCAGCTTTTGTCTGAAGCTTGTCAACATTTCTCTCAACGATTTGAGGATGAGTTTGGGATTTTGCTGACATCTGTCTCAGTCAGATTGTCTTCCATTCTTTCTTTGGTTTCCTGACTGGTTTGTTGTTGGGATTTATTGGATAAAGATGCTTTGTTAGAATGTATTCATTTACTGCCTTCTTTCTTCAGGAAGTTATGGGAAAGTCCTTTTCTCTATTTTGTGTTATTTGCTGGAATTCCAGTGACATTTGAATTCTGAATTGGTACTGCATGTTCACATTCTTCTTTATTGTCACTGGCTTCTTGCCTCTCTTGCTCTAAGTTGAGAGTTTTAGCCTGTAATATTTCCCAAATCCCTTCTTTGGTTCCCATGATAGGATCCATATGTATTCCTGAGGAACTATGACAACTACATCAGTGATTATCCTGAGGTGGGGGAACATATTTATATCACTTCCTGGACATCACAAGTTCTTTCATCAGGGATCCATGGATACTTTATGTTCTGGCTTCAGAGTTGGTCATTCAGTTTACACCACTTCAACCATTGTCTATTAAACCTCTTGCCTTTTCACCTCCAACAGATCCATGGCGAGTGGAACTGTGTACCCAGGCCATAAGAGTTGTTAGTCAAAAAGGCAGTAGAGAGGGTCTATCCTTTTTTTCTGGGATTTTATTCCTGATTATAAATGGCACTCAACAAGACAGGAGATTGACATCCAATCATTGATCTATTATCTTGACTCAACCAATGTATAGATCCTTCTCACTTCATAGTGGAATTTTTTCCCCCCTATGATGACACCTTGCACCAGGGCTCTCCATGTTTCGATAGCAGAATGTTCCCAGAGGATTCTTAGGCTTATGTACAAAGGATCAGATGCTACAGTTCCAGGCTCTTCCTTTTGGTCTTGTATCCAGCACCTCATGTCTCCTGTAAAGTTGTTCAAGCTTTTCCTCATCACCTATATTCCTTGGGTCTGTGCATACGTCATTTTATGGATGACTAACTCCTTCAGGTTTCATCCCATCAATTAGCAGAACAGCACTCTCAGATTCTTCTTTTGGAAGTCAGAAAAGTAGGCTTCCTTATCAGATTGCAGAAATCTATTTTGTCTATTTGGGTGTGTTTTTCAGAACTCAAGTCGCACTCAAACAACCTCTCTTGGGCTTCAAGCCATGTAAAGAACTGTCAGGcttttacttctgtttttcttcttttactatGCAGTTAGTTCTCTATCTCTTGGGGATGTGGAGATCCCTCGAGCCTCTTGTTTCTTTAGGACAAGCATAAATGAGGTCCCTTCAGTGTTTACTGCATAACCAAAGGATTGTGCATTCCAATCCTTTGTATTATTCCGTCTCATTACTCAAGATCAACATCACTGGTTGCAAATGGTGGTTGGATCAGAGCAACACTACTGTTGGGGTACCCATTTGTGAACAGACCCATCTCTTCAAGGATGGGAAGCTTATCTTCAAGGTCAGGAGTTCCAGGGTGTTTAGACAGAAGACAAGTCTACCCTCTGTATTGTACTTAAACATTTTGAAGTACATTGAACAATGTTTTAAGTTCTGTCTCTCTTGAGGGGAAAAAATTTTCATATGTTCTGACAATTTCACAGTTGTATCAGAATTATCATCAAGGAGGTGCATATGCTTGATAccttttgtttctgtactttggaTCTTCTATAATGGGTTTATTACCATAGTATCAGTTTTTAGCATGTCATGTTTGTGTCATTAGCTGCCCAGTTGAACTGACTCTGAAAGACATTGTGTGGACTAGTATGTGGTGTACTTCTAATACTTTCCTATCTCATTATTTACATGATATGGCAATTTTCTCTTCTGAGGGTTTTTGACTAGCCCTGGAGCTAGTTTGACTACATCTGTTAGAACCAGAAATGATTTTTTCTCCAATCATATACTATTTTGTTTCCAAGGTCCCTTTATCTTTCACTGGATCACACACTATGGCAGTTGTTGCCTAGGCAGGTATGCTTTTTCTTCTCAATTCCACACCAGCAACCATTTTCACTATAATTACTATAGGTTGCAACATGCTCTGTTGAAAtggggtgttccataagaccatctTGATGCCTATTTTGGATCATCACTTATGGACAATTATAAGTAAAGCTAAAGGGAATTTTGTCTGTTTCAGCCAATCTTCAAGTTGAATAAATCGGGACCAGTTTGCTTTTTAAAACGTAGGGAACTTGGTTCACCTATTGCACAGTTTCCAGAGCACTGTTTCTCAGAACTCCCTAAAATGTTTTACCCCAATTAGGAGCCTTCTTACTAGGGTCTCCGGATGTTTTTCTTCAGATGTCAGTAGGAGTGACATGAGCCTTCATGGGAGTCTACTTGTAATTCCATTTCAGATTTGACACGAAGTTATCCAGTTGaggtgtgtgtttagtatatTGTTCATGAAAGGTGATCCCATCTTAGGTCCTTCATTGAGCACAGGTTCTGCATCTTCTCCATAATTTCATGGTCAAGTGGAATACTCCTTGTCCACTTGATTGAGGAatgaggatgaatgttcataattccagagcAGATGAGTTATGTTCCTTTGATTGAGTATGATATGCATGATTCTGTCATTAATTTTGGACTCCTTCAGGTGGAGGAGAAAGTTTGTCTACTTGTGTGTTACATTCTTTCTAGTCATGATTGCAGTGGTTCAGAACATATCATTCTATGGCTCCAGGTTGAGGTCcaatcataaatatataaatataacattgcaGTCCAGTTGTCCTAGCCACCAATGTGGGTTATGTGTACTGTGAACCCTCAATTTGTTGAACCTCAGGTATCTGGTTGGGGCTGGCCTATACTTATGATTATTAATTTTCTATTCTATGCTTGTTATAGGAACTAAGTTctgggtgaagagcatacctgttctggatatAGTGTGGTTCCCCCACTCTTACAACACTCCTATTTTACCCAGACTTTCTGTATAGGTCATGCCTGCACTGGCTTCTCCACCCTCTGTGTGAGATTGTAGGTATAATATTAAgagattgtttttttcttttctttttgagttaacattttcttaaactgaaaagaATACTTATCTCCACTGGCAGTCTCTTGCCTTGCTTCCCCATTAAAAGTCAGTTTGTCTCAAAAGTGATTATATCATCAGGATGAGGTACTTATATAGAGGGCACATTGAAATTTGCTTATTAGAATTTGCCTAAGGCATTTGAGCATGTAAGAAGAGTGGAAGAATCATTTTCAATGCTTAGATGGACAAAGAGTGGAAATCCTCAAGATTAAAATGTAGCTACAGTGTCAGTGTAGGTGAgtgttattggaaatatattttcagtttaggaaaatgttaatgtGTGAGGATTTCACATTATTAAGAGTAATAATGAATTTATTCTTATGAACACGTCTTTTAAGCAAATTCAGTGGTTgtgtttactttcaaaatattcagGTGATGGTTAAACAAAGATAAGGAATTATTGAAACAAGCTTAAGTACATTGATGTATTTTTAGTGTGGTAAGTAATTGAAATAGTGGAGGATCATGGATTGTTTGTAAGGTGATTATAAATGTCAGCCCTTTTTTGTGTGCCCATGATGAGAAAGAGGTTATGTTTCAAAAATTCTTAACCTTTAATGTCAGTTTTAAGACTTGAcacttatgtttttaatacttttatattggTACAGGTATTGTTTGTATGTCTTGAAGACAAAAGTGACACTATAACCCAGGGTGAACCTTTTGACAAATCTGGGCttgtagtttatatttaatttctaatgtATTTCCTTAACATCATCTTGTCTGTGATGGAATATTAAAACAAGGATGTGTGAAGTGTGTCTGTTACAGAGATAAAtgttgtatgtgtatgtatacatcTTTTATACCAAGTTCTTTGTGTTTAGGGGTTAcatcttaaaatgtaaaaactaatgTGCTAAATGTGTTAAGTGTATAAGCATGTCATGAGAAATGATAAAAGTATATTATAGTGTGATTAAAATCAGTTATCTTTATCATAAGGTAGTAGTGTAGGCTTATTGTATGTTTAAACACTTCTTCATTCAGTCCCTTAGTTTCTCCAAACAGAGGagtgtataatagtatttcaaccacactatgtccatCATATCCCTTGCCAATAACATTTTGCTCAGGGCCAGAATTCATCGAAGTTGCTGGGATACAACAATGATACTAGTTTATTGTATTACAAGTTAGTTTTTTGAATAAGGAAGGATATTTTTTAAAACCAGACTGACAATTTGATCACTGGTGAGATTACCTTCAGGTATGcaagttttaacattaaatataattttttgtatttaaatcaacagTAGTTTGTTGTGTGTTgacttaaatacaaaaatgtcattaaatttacagtttaaacTTGTGTATGTGTACTTGCAAATGGTCAAATCatcatatttgttataaaaattaaccTTTTATGATCAGTAAGTGCTCTTAATGTGAAAGTAAAACATTAGTTGTTGGAATAATCACATAAGCTTTGTTAGAATAAGTATAAATCTTaaattgtttgtgtgtatgtatcaGCATCAAACTcaatgtaatttaaaagtatCTTACACTTGTGCAGTGGGTAcaataatttttgaattaaaatgttaacttttgtgcATTTATCTGTTAGTGCAACCATTCAGATAACAAAACCATGGTTTACATACAATGTTAAGttttatagttattaaataaatctaCAATGTAAATTTTTCATCTTGTGCTATAAGCATAACATTGTATTAGCTTCAAGAAAAACACGTTTTAAGACGAATTGCATTTTGTTGTTAGGTGAGACTACACAACATCCTTTTGGATTTCAGCAGCAAATCTCGCATGTTGCTCAAATAGGAATATCTGTGGAGCCTCTTGTCCAGATTCAAGGCCTCACTCCAAGTCCAGCTGCAGGAGCTTCCAGTGTGGACTCGTTTAGTGAATTTGCAACAAAAATGTTGGAAAACTTTTTCAACTATGCCTCCTCTTTTGCCATGAGCCAGACGCAAATGGCTTCTAAACCCAGTGAAAGCTTTGTTCCACTCAGTACATTACAGCAGTGGTACACTAACTTTTGTAGAAGATTACAACAAAATCCTTACTTTTGGAAAACTTGAAAATGTGCACAccaaaatacacacaaaaaagttCAGTGTTATAATTTTCCATAGATAAaatgttaactgtttactgtgttGAGAGGTCTTGTATATAACTTGTCTATGTGATGTATGATTGCTTTACACTAAACTTATGATTAAAACTCTTAAACAGTTACTGATCATATAAATTGAAAGGGTCTTCTTTCAGTTATTAAACTGGACTGAAACATACAAGTGTAATGTCAAATGGTAAAGTTTGACATTATTGGTGAACAGAAATCAATGTTATAATTTCTTTAACTGAACTAACAGATAATgtacttttctttcttaaaagAGACAATACTAAAATACTTTTCCTGTGTGAGAAAAATTAAATTCTCTAGTGTCAAACACAGCCACATTAAAATGTTGCATGGCCTCTTCTGCTAGGCTCTGTGGTTTTTATTTGGGCTATGCCTACTGTGGAGATCAAAACCCACTGCAGAGGCTTATCACTGAACCACCGTGGAATACTTAGTACAGGATATTTTAAGAACACTAGTTTGAAATGTTATGTACgatttgaatttttatattttctcattttcaCCATGTGTATAATTTCTGTACCACTATTTACATGACTTTCaaataaatgttagaaatatagATCCTAGTTTCATACTTATATTCCATTAAGAGAGACTAATTTGCTTTAGGGTCAAGCTGTGTTTCCTTTTACTAAGAATAAATGGCACCAAGTTGGGGGTTACTGTTTTCATGTTGATTGTTCCTGCTTTTTAATGTACAGTCCAAAtccttttttaaataacttatgcACATTACTTGTTAACTGAAACTACTTTTCTCAACTATAGAAACAAATGGACAAGAACAATCACTctcacatattttatttcatactttcacAAGTCAGGTGCACAGCACAGCAGTCAACTACAGAGGAAGATGCGAAAGATACTTAAAATTGTCTAACATGCACACTTCCTTATAAACCTAGGACCATACattgttgtttataaacaaacttttcataaacCACAATTCTTCTactactgttaaaatattacttagctttaaatttcagttattagtATGtggtaaaaacaatgtttaagttgGCATGTCTTGTTGAGATAGTTctcaactaaaacaaaatttgacattATTAGTGATGCAATTGTAATCAACATATCACTTCTATTTATCTATAACCAGGCATGCATACATGCTACTGTGCTGATTGATGGAATGTAACTAAGCctaaaataaatctataacacTAGAATGTAAATCCTACAGAACTTTCTATGTAACTCAGTACTGTTGGGAAAAGTATTTCATAAAGTACtggtttaatttttcaaaaataaaaggtAACTGTCCATTTCTTCTCCAGTCGTCAAATAAGTTATGGCACAAAATTATCCCTTAATAGCCATGAATAACGAGTGtcagtttcgtttttttttccaTCCATATGAAGAGTAGTTTACAAAATAAACCTAGCAGATACATTGAAACGACAGCGTAAATTTACAGAATGTATTGATTAACAGTACGTTATTTTGTGGAGTGAGAGACAtgccatgttacacaaacatacaCATGTATATCCCTTCTCTATAAAAGTCTAAATGGTACAGGAAAGGAAAAGATTTGAGTTACAAAAACTTTATGGTGTTATTCTTTGTGAACAATAAATATGTACACAAAACAGTTTCAAAGTAGAAGACAAAGTGAATTACTACTAACAAATTATAGCACATACTTTGTTACTTCTTTTGACTGCTTACAGTCAATGTCATGAaggttttaattaataaagctTAGTTCATTAAATGAGAGAAACCAACACTTACTGGATCAtccaaaaagttgttttttaaccaaAATAAATCTTTGTGAAACAGTTTAATACACTTTTAACATTACAGTTACAATTTAATTACTCCAAGTTGCACCAACAACCTCTTACATAGAAATGTTATTAAGATCTAAACACTAGTAACCATTTTTGATCTTGAACATTTTCAACTTAAGTACCACATTCATATACAATAAtgcttttatattatatatttttagcaaGAGTAAAAACTAACTACAATGAAAGAACACAGAAGACTGTTGGATTTAAACCTCCCTGTTTGAGAATTCCCTAACATCTTGAAAGTGAGCACAAGTAAACTTGtatgacaaaattttgtttatatagcATGTATTTATGCTATTGGTAAACCCTGATGTTTAACATGTTTCACTTgagtgaaattaattaaattaaccaaaatacaaaaaatatcttttttttactactactgatttgtatgtaaaaaatttcaaaattgctactattattgaaaatatttaaaaagaaataataaactagCTTTTGTCTTAcaaatatcacaataaacaactaataatctaaacaatataaagaaagacaaaagataaaataaatggggaatctgaagagttaaatgtttttatttacaccaAACTATATAAATCTACACCTACAAGAGTTCACACgtacaatataaaaattgacTAAGCtgtttttttacacataaaaaacaactttggTGAGGAATAGTTATTGGTGTGGTTAACTATCAGAGCTGGTTACAAAACAATCAGAAGCTATGTTAATAACAGTAGTAATACTGATGTTTTGTTGAAGATTACCAACCACAGTAATGAGGTAAATGAACTAAAGATAGCATTCAATAACTGCAAAAGATATTAAAAGATTTGAAGTAAGAACATAGAGCAATTGTCCACTTGACTCATGCTTTAATACTTCAAAACATTAACTGTTCTcctggttgttgtttttaaatctactagttttcaaaaatatcaactaatatactctttttttttttaagttatacatGTAATAGTACAAtgacaaaactataaaaaaatgcTGATGTCTATCATAAGTAAATATGAGGACATAAAAccagagacagaaaaaaaaaatcttttaatatttaatagctTGACACAGCAGCCAAGTTGTTGTAGTTCAACtaatataatttagtaaataaagcTGTCAAAGAAGGGTTTTGATACTGTTTACCACCGAGAGGATTATGGGTAGACACTACTCATGACAAAAGGTACATAAAGCTTCTTACCATACTTTAAATTCTTTGACTGAATAGTAGGTTCAACTT of the Tachypleus tridentatus isolate NWPU-2018 chromosome 13, ASM421037v1, whole genome shotgun sequence genome contains:
- the LOC143240407 gene encoding protein OPI10 homolog; this translates as MNAPMFGVIVSGRLVQTDFELVEGTKFLINIPDADNVNHIVVFMTGSQPFPEGLGGAVYFSWPDPNALPSWQFLGHVSNIKPSAIFKIAKLKISETTQHPFGFQQQISHVAQIGISVEPLVQIQGLTPSPAAGASSVDSFSEFATKMLENFFNYASSFAMSQTQMASKPSESFVPLSTLQQWYTNFCRRLQQNPYFWKT